One segment of Spiroplasma kunkelii CR2-3x DNA contains the following:
- the rpsG gene encoding 30S ribosomal protein S7: protein MRKRQAEKRDVLPDPIYSSKLVTRAINKIMINGKRGVAQTILYGAFEIVKEKTKTEPLEVFNKAIENITPHLELKVRRIGGANYQVPIEVNEDRKVTLGLRWLINYARLRNEKSMIDRLANEIIDASNGIGGAVKKKDDTHKMAEANKAFAHYRW, encoded by the coding sequence ATGCGTAAACGCCAAGCAGAGAAAAGAGATGTTTTACCAGATCCAATTTATAGTTCAAAATTAGTAACACGTGCAATTAATAAAATTATGATTAATGGGAAAAGAGGAGTTGCTCAAACAATTTTATATGGAGCATTTGAGATTGTTAAAGAAAAAACAAAGACTGAACCGTTAGAAGTTTTTAATAAAGCAATTGAAAACATTACGCCACATTTAGAATTAAAAGTTCGCCGAATTGGGGGAGCTAATTACCAAGTTCCAATTGAAGTAAATGAAGATCGTAAAGTTACGTTAGGATTAAGATGATTAATTAATTATGCAAGATTACGTAATGAAAAAAGTATGATTGATCGTTTAGCAAATGAAATTATTGATGCTTCAAATGGAATTGGTGGAGCAGTTAAGAAAAAAGATGATACTCATAAAATGGCGGAAGCTAATAAGGCTTTTGCTCATTATCGTTGATAA
- the rpsL gene encoding 30S ribosomal protein S12, translating into MPTINQLVRKPRKYKVWKTKAPALNRGLNSLQKKPTNVTAPQKRGVCTRVGTMTPKKPNSALRKYARVRLTNGMEVTAYIPGEGHNLQEHSVVLIRGGRVKDLPGLRYHIIRGTLDTAGVNNRQQGRSLYGTKRPKAAKV; encoded by the coding sequence ATGCCAACAATTAATCAATTAGTGCGTAAACCACGTAAATATAAAGTGTGAAAAACAAAAGCTCCTGCTTTAAACAGAGGGCTAAACTCTTTACAAAAAAAACCTACTAATGTTACAGCACCACAAAAAAGAGGTGTTTGTACAAGGGTTGGAACAATGACACCAAAAAAACCGAACTCAGCGTTACGAAAATATGCTCGTGTGCGTTTAACAAACGGAATGGAAGTAACAGCATATATTCCCGGTGAAGGACATAACTTACAAGAACATAGTGTTGTATTAATCCGTGGTGGAAGGGTTAAAGATTTACCGGGGCTTCGTTACCATATTATTCGTGGTACTTTAGATACTGCTGGAGTTAATAACCGCCAACAAGGAAGATCACTATATGGAACAAAAAGACCAAAAGCCGCAAAAGTTTAA
- the rpoC gene encoding DNA-directed RNA polymerase subunit beta' yields the protein MIKNNEKNNRMIKIGLANPNDIRSWSYGEVKKPETINYKTLKPERDGLFDEKIFGPTKNFECACGKYKKSKNKGKICERCGVEITEAIVRRERMGHIELEEPVTHIWMLKAAPSRIALILDMKTKELEEVVYFVSYIVLDAGDAKSLKQKMVLDLGNAKTSAQTRQRLTKTLREILDTLEHNKIAYEVGETMIEDLKNTSLPFSMDECAQFINRHTNARFGIGAEAVEVLLKNLNIDDEIEKIKQDLKDKKTQLDQNKLMKRLEVLDSLKKSGSRPEWMILRAVPVIPPDIRPIIQLDGGRFTTSEINDLYRRIIIRNERLKKVKAMGAPSVIVNNEKRMLQEAVDALLDNERKARPVTGKDKRPLKSLTSILKGKQGRFRQNLLGKRVDYSGRSVIAIGPDLKMYQCGLPRDMAITLFKPFVISKLVKDGLAANIKVAEKLILNQDDKVWEVLEEVIKTRPVLLNRAPTLHRLGIQAFEPKLVKGKAIRLHPLVTTAFNADFDGDQMAVHVPITEEAVAEARSLMLGNRNILGPKDGKPIVTPTQDMVLGNYYLTYEEKGQLGEGTIFKDLNEAVIAYETGAVALHALVAIPVVGFVNKKFKPEQMKDYIITTPGKIIFNQIFKEEFPYLNEPNVENLTALPARSLIKDNVNLVEYLASWKVNPPFKKKDLSNIIDRYFKQYGANKTAEMLDNMKNLGFKYSGKSGVTVSAGDVKVYDKKQEEFKATDEKVKEINDYFKMGMLTSREKQHRIISVWSKVKDNIQTELEHVLREDPKNPIFMMADSGARGNVSNFTQLVGMRGLMNNPKGDIIELPIKSSFREGLTVSEFFISTHGARKGMADVALKTADSGYLTRRLVDVSQEIIITVKDCNSRRGFVVSDIIEQKHANIIVPLFDRLVGRYNLKDIKLKNGEVIAANTLLTEEDSRRIVDNDIKEVIIRSVLTCEAEKGVCQRCYGKNLATGMEVEIGEAVGTIAAQSIGEPGTQLTMRTFHTGGVAGGADITQGLPRIKELLDVTTPKGSIAVISEIDGKISDIRDEGGIHTIYVKSDSDERKFKTQYNAVLRVKIGDKVARGQKLTEGSINIKELLEVAKIEDVHNYILKEVQRVYRLQGIEISDKYIEIIIKQMLNKVKIIDAGDTELLPGEIVTIKRYRNETINAVRSMKKPPTAKHVIFGIKKAPLESESFLSSASFQDTTRVLVKAIIKGKVDCLEGLKENIMLGHLIPAGTGLKNPKDIITAGIAAKAEEY from the coding sequence ATGATTAAAAATAATGAAAAAAATAATCGTATGATTAAAATCGGCTTAGCAAATCCTAATGATATTCGTAGTTGATCATATGGGGAAGTAAAAAAACCAGAAACAATTAATTATAAAACATTAAAACCAGAACGAGATGGATTATTTGATGAAAAGATTTTTGGTCCAACCAAAAATTTTGAATGTGCTTGTGGGAAGTACAAAAAATCAAAAAATAAGGGAAAAATTTGTGAACGTTGTGGAGTAGAAATTACTGAAGCGATTGTTCGTCGTGAACGAATGGGACATATTGAATTAGAAGAACCAGTAACACATATTTGAATGTTAAAAGCAGCACCTAGTCGAATTGCTTTAATTTTAGATATGAAAACAAAAGAACTTGAAGAAGTTGTTTACTTTGTTTCATATATTGTATTAGATGCTGGTGATGCAAAATCATTGAAACAAAAAATGGTATTAGATTTAGGAAATGCTAAAACATCAGCACAAACACGTCAACGATTAACAAAGACATTGCGTGAAATTTTAGATACACTAGAACATAACAAAATTGCTTATGAAGTGGGAGAAACAATGATTGAAGATTTAAAAAATACTTCATTGCCATTTTCAATGGATGAATGTGCTCAGTTCATTAATCGTCATACTAATGCACGATTTGGAATTGGAGCAGAAGCTGTTGAAGTATTATTAAAAAATCTAAACATTGATGATGAAATTGAAAAAATTAAGCAAGATTTAAAAGATAAAAAAACACAATTAGATCAAAATAAATTAATGAAACGTTTAGAAGTTTTAGATTCATTAAAAAAATCAGGTTCACGACCAGAATGAATGATTTTACGAGCAGTGCCAGTCATCCCACCAGATATTCGTCCAATTATTCAACTAGATGGTGGTCGTTTTACAACATCAGAAATTAATGATTTATATCGTCGAATTATTATTCGAAATGAACGATTAAAAAAAGTTAAAGCAATGGGAGCACCAAGTGTTATTGTTAATAATGAAAAAAGGATGCTACAAGAAGCTGTTGATGCTTTATTAGATAATGAACGTAAGGCACGACCAGTAACGGGAAAAGATAAACGACCATTAAAATCATTAACAAGTATTTTAAAAGGAAAACAAGGTCGTTTCCGTCAAAACTTATTAGGAAAACGAGTTGACTATTCAGGGCGGTCAGTTATTGCAATTGGACCTGACTTAAAAATGTATCAATGTGGGTTGCCACGTGATATGGCCATTACATTATTTAAACCATTTGTTATTAGCAAATTAGTTAAAGATGGTTTAGCAGCAAATATTAAAGTTGCGGAAAAATTAATTTTAAATCAAGATGATAAAGTATGAGAAGTTTTAGAAGAAGTTATTAAGACTCGTCCAGTGTTATTAAATCGTGCGCCAACGTTACACCGATTAGGAATTCAAGCATTTGAACCAAAATTAGTTAAAGGAAAAGCAATTAGATTACATCCATTAGTAACAACTGCTTTTAATGCTGACTTTGATGGTGACCAAATGGCGGTTCATGTCCCAATTACAGAAGAAGCAGTTGCTGAAGCACGAAGTTTAATGTTAGGAAATCGAAATATTTTAGGACCAAAAGATGGTAAACCAATTGTTACACCAACTCAAGATATGGTATTAGGGAATTATTATTTAACATATGAAGAAAAAGGACAATTAGGGGAAGGAACAATCTTTAAAGATTTAAATGAAGCTGTTATTGCATATGAAACTGGAGCTGTCGCTTTACATGCTTTAGTTGCTATTCCTGTTGTTGGTTTTGTAAATAAAAAATTTAAACCAGAACAAATGAAAGATTATATTATTACAACCCCAGGAAAAATTATTTTTAATCAAATTTTTAAAGAAGAGTTTCCGTACTTAAATGAACCGAATGTTGAAAATTTAACAGCATTACCTGCTCGTTCATTAATTAAAGACAATGTTAATTTAGTTGAATATTTAGCGAGTTGAAAAGTTAATCCACCATTTAAGAAAAAAGATTTATCAAATATTATTGATCGCTACTTTAAACAATATGGAGCTAATAAGACTGCTGAAATGTTAGATAACATGAAAAATCTTGGTTTCAAATATTCAGGGAAATCAGGAGTAACAGTGTCAGCGGGCGATGTTAAAGTTTATGATAAAAAACAAGAAGAATTTAAAGCTACAGATGAAAAAGTAAAAGAAATTAATGATTACTTTAAAATGGGAATGTTGACCAGTCGTGAAAAACAACACCGCATTATTAGTGTATGATCAAAAGTTAAAGATAACATTCAAACTGAATTAGAACATGTTTTACGTGAAGACCCAAAAAATCCAATATTTATGATGGCGGATTCAGGAGCACGAGGAAATGTTTCAAACTTTACCCAATTAGTTGGGATGCGGGGGTTAATGAATAATCCAAAAGGAGACATTATTGAATTACCAATTAAGTCTTCGTTTCGTGAAGGTTTAACAGTGTCAGAATTCTTTATTTCAACCCATGGGGCACGAAAAGGGATGGCTGATGTTGCTTTAAAAACAGCTGACTCAGGATATTTAACAAGACGATTAGTTGATGTTTCACAAGAAATTATTATTACAGTGAAAGATTGTAATTCTCGTCGTGGTTTTGTTGTATCAGATATTATTGAGCAAAAACATGCTAACATTATTGTGCCATTATTTGACCGTTTAGTTGGCCGCTATAATTTAAAAGATATTAAATTAAAAAATGGTGAAGTTATTGCTGCTAATACATTATTGACTGAAGAAGATAGTCGAAGAATTGTTGATAATGATATTAAGGAAGTTATTATTCGTTCTGTTTTAACTTGTGAAGCAGAAAAAGGTGTTTGTCAACGTTGTTATGGGAAAAACCTTGCTACAGGAATGGAAGTTGAAATTGGTGAGGCAGTTGGAACAATTGCTGCGCAATCAATTGGAGAACCAGGAACACAATTAACAATGCGAACATTCCATACTGGTGGTGTTGCTGGGGGAGCTGATATTACCCAAGGGCTACCACGGATTAAAGAATTATTAGATGTAACCACACCAAAAGGATCAATTGCTGTTATTTCTGAAATTGATGGAAAAATTAGCGATATTCGTGATGAAGGTGGAATTCATACCATTTATGTTAAATCAGATAGTGATGAACGAAAATTTAAAACACAATATAATGCTGTTTTAAGAGTTAAAATTGGTGACAAAGTTGCTCGTGGTCAAAAATTGACGGAAGGTTCAATTAATATTAAAGAATTATTAGAAGTTGCAAAAATTGAAGATGTACATAATTATATTTTAAAAGAAGTACAACGAGTTTATCGCTTACAAGGAATTGAAATTTCTGATAAATATATTGAAATTATTATTAAACAAATGTTAAATAAAGTTAAAATTATTGATGCTGGTGATACTGAATTATTACCAGGAGAAATTGTAACAATTAAACGCTATCGTAATGAAACAATTAACGCTGTTCGTTCAATGAAAAAACCGCCAACAGCAAAACATGTTATTTTTGGAATTAAAAAAGCACCATTAGAATCTGAGTCATTCTTATCATCAGCGTCATTCCAAGATACAACACGAGTATTGGTTAAGGCAATTATTAAAGGCAAAGTTGATTGTTTAGAGGGTTTAAAAGAAAACATTATGTTAGGACATTTAATTCCGGCGGGAACAGGATTAAAAAATCCCAAAGATATTATTACGGCTGGAATTGCAGCAAAAGCTGAAGAATACTAA
- the rpoB gene encoding DNA-directed RNA polymerase subunit beta encodes MALKEKEFGHYAKRIDYTKVSGNLDLPNLIEIQTETYDWFKKTGISEVFGEVFPIVGHEGNIVLEMLDWEFREPRRTISQAKDESKIFEAPIYSNLKLTINSKDLEVEKAIVKGEPELIKAWIEERVGHMITILKKSTDVIYYDIHSGDETATCTITIKERLDDKLIIDITIEKEGEVFFGDFPLMTGKGTFIVNGSEKVVVSQLVRSPGAYYKIDLNRKNGENVYYVDLIPSRGTWLEFESDHKKIKVGKEEKFENVFYVKIDKSRKVSVANFLTALGIIKEDALEIFGDNKLVKSTYELDSYTGDISYDQSIAVQEIYKKIRSGETATPDGATKYLYGLLFDKRKYDLTKAGRFKLIQKLSVENRIYNKILAEDIKDVNGKVVFTEGMLMDKEAINKLKGILKAGACLQEVKFSDEIICSNKIQKIKVYVDNEVCSRVANIIGIDLNATDEYVTVPDVLATFSYLLNLTDGIGEVDDIDHLGNRRVRTIGELLQNQFRIGLLRIEKNVKEKMSTSNLFKMKPSNIINNKPLSSIIGEFFNLSQLSQFMDQTNPLAELTNKRRLTALGPGGLSRERAGLEVRDVHYSHYGRICPIETPEGPNIGLINNLATYAKINSYGFIETPYRRVIGCKVTMENDYLTADEEKNYVVAQANIRLSDKGEILDEQVVARFQGENIIAGRNDVDYVDVSPKQIVSIATSCIPFLENDDANRALMGANMQRQAIPLIVPNSPYVGTGVEYVAARDSGLAIVSQYDGTVDFVDATRIVLKTKEGLKNYNLDTFVRSNQGTSLTHVPLVRQGQKIEKGQVLADGPSIDKGELALGQNVVVAFTTWNGYNYEDAIIVSERLVSEDVFTSIHIEEYTIERRQTKQGPEEITREIPNISENARKFLDDDGLVIIGTEVKPGDILVGKVTPKGQTQLSPEDKLLQVIFGEKSKNVKDNSLRAPNGGEGIIQAIKRFPREKYELSADVLEVIKVYIVQKRKIQEGDKMAGRHGNKGVISKILPLEDMPHMEDGTPIDIMLNPLGVPSRMNIGQVLEIHLGMAAKKLGQKISTPVFDGMTNEELIEIMDKAGMKNFGKEVLIDGRTGEKFDNPVSIGVMYMLKLSHMVDDKLHARNVGPYSLITQQPLGGKAQNGGQRFGEMEVWALEAYGAAHTLREILTIKSDDIKGRTRAYESIVKDKKIPEPGIPESFNVLTREIQGLGFNIHMIDEKGNIKNIKSYDETDYVDEDLLTDSEEFEDEFDIDNFILNTNREPQKNDNLDEFVKVEDSFYLVDNLVNDELDDIDDELDEINDQDELD; translated from the coding sequence ATGGCATTAAAAGAAAAAGAATTTGGGCATTACGCTAAAAGAATTGATTACACAAAAGTAAGTGGGAATTTAGATTTACCAAACTTAATTGAAATTCAAACTGAAACATATGATTGATTCAAGAAAACAGGGATTAGCGAAGTGTTCGGGGAGGTATTTCCGATTGTTGGACATGAAGGAAATATAGTTTTAGAGATGTTAGATTGAGAATTTAGAGAGCCACGAAGAACAATTTCTCAAGCAAAAGATGAGTCAAAAATTTTTGAAGCACCAATTTATTCAAATTTAAAATTAACAATTAATTCAAAAGATTTAGAAGTTGAAAAAGCAATTGTTAAGGGAGAACCAGAATTAATTAAAGCGTGAATTGAAGAACGTGTCGGGCATATGATTACAATTTTAAAAAAATCAACTGATGTTATTTATTATGATATTCATTCTGGCGATGAAACAGCAACATGTACAATAACAATTAAAGAAAGATTAGATGATAAACTAATTATTGATATTACAATTGAAAAAGAAGGCGAAGTCTTTTTTGGTGATTTTCCACTAATGACAGGAAAAGGAACTTTTATTGTTAATGGTTCAGAAAAAGTCGTTGTTTCACAATTAGTTCGTTCACCAGGTGCATATTATAAAATTGATTTAAATCGTAAAAATGGAGAAAATGTTTACTATGTTGATTTAATTCCATCACGAGGGACATGGTTAGAGTTTGAATCAGATCATAAAAAAATTAAAGTTGGAAAAGAAGAAAAATTTGAGAATGTTTTTTATGTAAAAATAGATAAATCTAGAAAAGTATCTGTTGCTAATTTCTTAACGGCGTTAGGAATTATTAAAGAAGATGCTCTAGAAATTTTTGGCGATAATAAATTAGTAAAAAGCACTTATGAATTAGATTCATACACAGGTGATATTTCATATGATCAAAGTATTGCTGTTCAAGAAATTTATAAAAAAATTCGTTCAGGAGAAACAGCAACTCCAGATGGTGCGACAAAATATTTATATGGATTATTATTTGATAAACGTAAGTATGATTTAACCAAAGCAGGACGTTTTAAATTAATTCAAAAATTATCAGTTGAAAATCGAATTTATAACAAAATATTAGCTGAAGACATTAAAGATGTAAATGGTAAGGTTGTTTTTACCGAGGGAATGTTAATGGATAAAGAAGCTATTAACAAGTTAAAAGGAATTTTAAAAGCAGGAGCTTGTTTACAAGAAGTTAAATTTAGTGATGAAATTATTTGTTCTAATAAAATCCAAAAAATTAAAGTGTATGTTGATAATGAAGTTTGTTCACGTGTAGCGAATATTATTGGAATTGATCTTAATGCAACTGATGAATATGTAACAGTGCCTGATGTTTTGGCGACATTTTCATATTTATTAAATTTAACAGATGGAATTGGGGAAGTTGATGATATTGACCACTTAGGAAATCGTCGTGTTCGAACAATTGGGGAATTATTACAAAATCAATTTCGAATTGGTTTACTAAGAATTGAAAAAAATGTTAAAGAAAAAATGTCAACTTCAAATTTATTTAAAATGAAACCTTCAAATATTATTAATAATAAGCCATTATCATCAATTATTGGTGAATTTTTCAATTTATCACAATTATCACAATTTATGGATCAGACAAATCCTTTAGCTGAATTAACAAATAAACGTCGATTAACAGCCCTAGGGCCAGGAGGATTATCAAGAGAACGTGCTGGGTTAGAGGTCCGAGATGTTCACTACTCACATTATGGTCGTATTTGTCCAATTGAGACCCCAGAAGGGCCTAATATTGGATTAATTAATAACTTAGCAACATATGCTAAAATTAATTCATATGGATTTATTGAAACACCATATCGCCGTGTTATTGGTTGCAAAGTTACAATGGAAAATGATTATTTAACAGCTGATGAAGAAAAAAATTATGTTGTTGCACAAGCTAATATTCGTTTAAGTGACAAGGGTGAAATTTTAGATGAACAAGTGGTTGCACGTTTCCAAGGAGAAAATATTATTGCTGGACGAAACGATGTTGACTATGTTGATGTTTCACCAAAACAAATTGTTTCAATTGCAACAAGTTGTATTCCATTTTTAGAAAATGATGATGCCAATCGTGCTTTAATGGGTGCTAATATGCAACGACAAGCAATTCCTTTAATTGTGCCAAATTCACCATATGTAGGAACAGGAGTTGAATATGTTGCTGCTCGTGACTCGGGATTAGCAATTGTTTCACAATATGATGGAACTGTTGATTTTGTTGATGCAACAAGAATTGTTTTAAAAACAAAAGAAGGATTAAAAAATTATAATTTAGACACTTTTGTTCGTAGTAACCAAGGAACATCATTAACTCATGTTCCATTAGTGCGTCAAGGACAAAAAATTGAAAAAGGACAAGTTTTAGCTGATGGACCATCAATTGATAAAGGAGAACTAGCATTAGGACAAAATGTAGTAGTTGCTTTTACAACATGAAATGGTTACAACTATGAAGATGCAATTATTGTTTCAGAACGGTTAGTATCCGAAGATGTTTTTACATCAATTCATATTGAAGAATATACAATTGAACGTCGTCAAACAAAACAAGGTCCAGAAGAGATTACTCGTGAGATTCCGAATATTTCTGAAAATGCACGAAAATTTTTAGATGATGATGGATTAGTTATTATTGGGACAGAAGTTAAACCCGGTGATATTTTAGTTGGAAAAGTAACACCAAAAGGACAAACCCAATTATCACCAGAAGATAAATTATTACAAGTAATTTTTGGTGAAAAATCAAAAAATGTTAAAGATAATTCATTACGAGCTCCAAATGGTGGTGAAGGAATTATCCAAGCAATTAAACGCTTTCCACGAGAAAAATATGAATTATCAGCTGATGTTTTAGAAGTTATTAAAGTTTATATTGTTCAAAAACGAAAAATCCAAGAAGGAGATAAAATGGCTGGTCGTCATGGGAATAAAGGGGTTATTTCGAAAATTTTACCGTTGGAAGATATGCCACATATGGAAGATGGAACACCAATTGATATTATGTTAAATCCATTAGGGGTACCATCACGAATGAATATTGGACAGGTGTTAGAAATTCATTTGGGAATGGCAGCTAAAAAGTTGGGACAAAAAATTTCAACTCCTGTTTTTGATGGAATGACAAATGAAGAATTAATTGAAATTATGGATAAAGCAGGAATGAAAAACTTTGGGAAAGAAGTTTTAATTGACGGTCGAACAGGTGAAAAATTTGATAATCCAGTTTCGATAGGAGTAATGTATATGTTGAAATTATCACATATGGTTGATGATAAATTACATGCAAGAAATGTTGGGCCATATTCATTAATTACACAACAACCATTAGGAGGAAAAGCCCAAAATGGGGGGCAACGTTTTGGAGAAATGGAAGTATGAGCGTTAGAAGCTTATGGTGCAGCTCATACATTACGCGAAATTTTAACAATTAAGTCTGATGATATTAAAGGAAGAACACGTGCTTATGAATCAATTGTGAAAGATAAAAAGATTCCAGAACCAGGAATTCCAGAATCATTTAATGTGCTAACTCGTGAAATTCAAGGGTTAGGATTTAATATTCATATGATTGACGAAAAAGGAAACATTAAGAATATTAAGAGTTATGATGAGACAGATTATGTTGATGAAGACTTATTAACAGATAGTGAAGAATTTGAAGATGAATTTGATATTGATAACTTTATTTTAAATACTAATCGTGAGCCACAAAAAAATGATAATTTAGATGAATTTGTTAAAGTTGAAGATAGTTTTTACTTGGTAGATAATTTAGTCAATGATGAGTTAGATGACATTGATGATGAACTTGATGAAATTAATGATCAAGATGAATTAGATTAA
- a CDS encoding DUF3627 domain-containing protein: MSNYIKKNQNIENYFISKEFIPFTTDKASFINLPNHNRHIGFWLSNRFIYPSEKHSEQVAIGLIYDNSYPIIKYDENLKRNIWKYLTGTELINLYNQYKQNYFTKMKEALFSSEPKKVKANNNNNNLINWTVEKEQQLIKDLEDLN, translated from the coding sequence TTGAGTAATTATATTAAGAAAAATCAGAATATAGAAAATTATTTTATTAGTAAGGAATTTATCCCTTTTACAACAGATAAAGCAAGTTTTATTAATTTACCCAATCATAATCGCCATATTGGTTTTTGGTTGAGTAATAGGTTTATTTATCCGAGTGAAAAACATTCAGAGCAAGTAGCAATTGGTTTGATTTATGATAATTCTTATCCTATTATAAAGTATGATGAAAATTTAAAGCGAAATATTTGAAAATATTTAACTGGAACAGAATTAATCAATTTATATAATCAATATAAACAAAATTATTTTACTAAAATGAAAGAAGCGTTATTTTCAAGTGAACCTAAAAAAGTAAAAGCAAATAATAACAATAATAATTTAATAAATTGAACTGTTGAAAAAGAGCAACAATTAATTAAAGATTTGGAAGATTTAAATTAA
- a CDS encoding DUF2649 family protein, which translates to MQNDWIKLKEFFIHIFLFIDKMNVESITMWNLTQNEYLTLMVGIWIVILFLTWFLMWMVFKIVSCFK; encoded by the coding sequence ATGCAAAATGATTGAATTAAATTAAAAGAGTTTTTTATTCATATATTTTTGTTTATAGATAAAATGAATGTTGAAAGTATTACAATGTGGAATTTAACACAAAATGAATATTTAACTTTAATGGTTGGTATTTGAATTGTTATTTTGTTCTTAACTTGGTTTTTAATGTGAATGGTTTTTAAAATAGTTAGTTGTTTTAAATAA
- a CDS encoding lipoprotein, translating into MKKWINILGTIGLTATITTTLISCEKSEKPNNNKEENKSITPKPQQPPEGSNWKLINYNNVDIYDEKYYFGIGNNGLNDWISYGPIKGKEIWKVGVSFFLSCKAIYRWDGNGEPETPTINENTGEITDWKEQKGTK; encoded by the coding sequence ATGAAAAAATGAATAAATATTTTAGGAACAATCGGATTAACAGCAACAATCACAACAACACTAATCAGCTGTGAAAAATCTGAAAAACCAAATAATAATAAAGAAGAAAATAAATCAATAACACCAAAGCCACAACAACCACCAGAAGGTAGTAATTGAAAATTAATAAATTATAATAATGTTGATATATATGATGAAAAATATTATTTTGGAATTGGAAATAATGGTCTTAATGATTGAATATCTTATGGTCCAATAAAAGGAAAAGAAATATGGAAAGTTGGTGTTAGTTTCTTTCTTTCTTGTAAAGCAATTTATCGTTGAGATGGTAATGGTGAACCTGAGACACCAACAATTAACGAAAACACTGGTGAAATTACTGACTGAAAAGAACAAAAAGGAACTAAATAA
- a CDS encoding IS481 family transposase translates to MKYIINNFNLFDLQAKLKNFLSKNYKNKYYKKIKQKIFSYINLCNDYYINNDKFLLKDLIKKYFKNKFSTFYYWANRILIAYKNNDFNKLLLKSTIPNNINYQYSKDVRQNICDLYFEYCNKCAGGVLSLFYNLKKGIHGEELKNKAPKNLKTFFRWLKKDERWLKIKNKIKEIKKQHPRYEVKEIGLLQMDAKYFVPSKFPVDKKYYVYDFIDEKTRLALRYVYDKLSIDNAIDSVKKAISDFKNIFGVKITRIRTDNGSEFINNYRNNQKNNVKETNFTQFLTDKNIFHQTTPVRSPQSNGKIERFHQNYTKLFVFEEKILNVVSLQNKLNDYYYFYNFERVHKSLNFQTPFNFLNSLIK, encoded by the coding sequence ATGAAATATATTATTAATAATTTTAATTTGTTTGATTTACAAGCAAAATTAAAAAATTTTTTAAGTAAAAATTATAAAAATAAATATTATAAAAAAATAAAACAAAAAATATTTTCATATATTAATTTGTGTAATGATTATTATATTAATAATGATAAATTTTTGTTGAAAGATTTAATTAAAAAATATTTTAAAAATAAGTTTTCAACTTTTTATTATTGAGCGAATAGAATTTTAATTGCATATAAAAATAATGATTTTAATAAATTGTTATTAAAGTCAACAATTCCTAATAATATTAATTATCAATATAGTAAAGATGTTCGTCAAAATATTTGTGATTTATATTTTGAATATTGTAATAAGTGTGCTGGTGGTGTTTTATCTTTGTTTTATAATTTAAAAAAAGGAATTCATGGAGAAGAATTAAAAAATAAAGCACCAAAAAATTTAAAAACATTTTTTCGTTGACTTAAAAAAGATGAAAGATGATTAAAAATAAAAAATAAAATTAAAGAAATTAAAAAACAACATCCAAGATATGAAGTTAAAGAAATAGGTTTATTACAGATGGACGCTAAATATTTTGTACCAAGTAAATTTCCAGTTGATAAAAAGTATTATGTTTATGATTTTATTGATGAAAAAACAAGATTAGCATTAAGATATGTTTATGATAAATTAAGTATTGATAATGCTATTGATTCTGTTAAAAAAGCAATTAGTGATTTTAAAAATATATTTGGTGTTAAAATAACACGGATTAGAACTGATAACGGTTCTGAATTTATTAATAATTATCGGAATAATCAAAAAAATAATGTTAAAGAAACTAATTTTACTCAATTTTTAACAGATAAAAATATTTTTCATCAGACAACACCCGTTCGTTCTCCACAGTCAAACGGCAAGATTGAAAGATTTCATCAAAATTATACTAAATTATTTGTATTTGAAGAAAAAATATTAAATGTCGTTAGTTTACAGAATAAATTAAATGATTATTATTATTTTTATAATTTTGAAAGAGTTCATAAGTCTTTAAATTTTCAGACACCATTTAACTTTTTGAATAGTTTAATTAAATAA